A portion of the Pseudomonas koreensis genome contains these proteins:
- a CDS encoding catalase family peroxidase yields MVDRSSPNAAPPGRPPRQPLSAASLVFRLGAIAVIVAAVAGAFAYVHGNLDPQRLTPKALVDVLEKNNGVHPGFRRNHAKGVCVIGHFESSSEARAFSTAQVFNLPQTPVVGRFALPAGNPYAPDSAVPIRSLALRFTQADGQQWRTGMNSMPVFPIGTPEAFYQLQQAQSPDPATGKPDPTKVPAFFAAHPEAVPFLTWVKTAKPSASYATETYNSINAFYLVDGNGKKQAVRWSMTPLAQDAAGATAPEGADFLEKDLVQRLAAAPLRFQLNITLANSDDPVNDASKSWPADRKVLNAGTLVLEKTQPQLSGECRDINYDPLVLPAGIQGSEDPLLAARSAGYADSYLRRTSEVSQLPAARQEARP; encoded by the coding sequence ATGGTTGATCGCTCGTCCCCCAACGCTGCACCGCCGGGCAGGCCGCCGCGCCAGCCATTGAGCGCCGCGAGCCTGGTTTTCCGTCTGGGCGCCATTGCCGTGATTGTTGCCGCCGTGGCCGGGGCGTTTGCCTACGTGCACGGCAACCTTGACCCACAACGCCTGACGCCAAAGGCGTTGGTCGATGTGCTGGAAAAGAACAACGGCGTGCATCCCGGTTTTCGTCGCAACCACGCCAAGGGCGTTTGCGTGATCGGCCATTTCGAAAGCAGCAGCGAGGCGCGGGCATTCTCTACGGCACAAGTGTTCAACCTGCCGCAGACGCCGGTGGTGGGGCGTTTCGCCTTGCCGGCCGGCAATCCCTATGCGCCGGACAGTGCCGTGCCGATCCGCAGTCTGGCGCTGCGTTTCACTCAGGCGGACGGCCAGCAGTGGCGCACCGGCATGAACAGCATGCCGGTGTTCCCGATCGGCACACCCGAGGCGTTCTATCAGTTACAACAGGCGCAGTCGCCGGATCCCGCCACCGGCAAACCCGACCCGACGAAGGTGCCGGCGTTTTTTGCCGCACATCCGGAAGCCGTGCCGTTTCTGACGTGGGTGAAGACCGCCAAGCCTTCGGCCAGCTACGCCACCGAAACTTATAACAGCATCAATGCGTTCTATCTGGTCGATGGCAACGGCAAGAAACAGGCGGTGCGCTGGAGCATGACGCCGCTGGCGCAGGACGCGGCGGGTGCCACCGCCCCTGAAGGCGCGGACTTTCTCGAGAAGGACCTGGTGCAACGCTTGGCCGCCGCACCCTTGCGCTTCCAGCTGAACATCACCCTGGCTAACTCCGACGACCCGGTAAACGATGCGAGCAAATCCTGGCCTGCAGATCGCAAAGTGCTGAACGCCGGGACGCTGGTGCTGGAAAAAACCCAACCGCAGCTGAGTGGCGAGTGCCGCGATATCAACTATGACCCGCTGGTGTTGCCAGCCGGGATTCAAGGTTCGGAAGACCCATTGCTCGCCGCGCGCTCCGCCGGTTACGCCGATTCCTACCTGCGTCGCACCAGCGAAGTCAGCCAATTGCCCGCCGCCAGACAGGAGGCTCGCCCATGA